ACTGGATACtgtgctgctactgctgctgctcctgctattgctgctgctgctaccaCTGCTAGAGCTTCTTGACCCACTCCTTCCTGTCCTCTCTTTACCCTCTTTCTTGAGTTCTGTGTCAGGTGCGATTGCATTTGGAGatcttttcttttcatgaaCCATATCTGCTTCAATTTCTTTTGCCTCCTGTGATGCTAAGTTACTATTTTGTTCTTTGATGATAAATTCATTCATCTCTTTtgaaactttttcattttgtagcttttcttctgaaaaaggaagtacacagaagaaaagatgcAATTAATTTGGAGCAGTATGTCAGTAATTTCCACACTGTTACATTGATGAAACCAAGTTTCCAAGCACCTCTCATAATACTTATAATTAAAACACTGCCACCATACCAACTACTTACCAagccactcttttttttttttcttgtaattctAGAAAAGTTGACCTCCTGCTTAGAGAAAGTATAGAGCCCAGTCGTTTTTAGAAGTCCTTGATGCTATTTCATGTTTCAGTGGTTTAAGATGAAGTTATCAAACAAATATCCTGAAACTCCAGAACTCCCAAACTGATCTACACATaagacattttccttttgcagccTTTCTGCACATCTGCTTCTCCCCTTGTCCTTCCTACAACACTCCTCTAGTGGTACTGAtgtttcctgcctttctttgAGCCCCATTCATCTGGGTTTGAGGATTACTGACTGGTCTGAAGAAGTTGTATTTCTCACATAGTGAGACCCTCAGAggtttccaaaataaaaattatttctattcaACCTAGGATCCTTTGCATCACTGCCAACTTTATCTCCCCATTTTAAATTGAATCTAGAAAAAATAACTGACATACAACATTTTTTGCCTAAAAATGGCCTTTTGATGTGGGCCATCATTTCCTGAGTTAATTTAGGGAATAAAACTGCTTCCAGAAACCCAGAGTGCTCCAAATGGCAGCTGATGGTCAAATTTAACCCAGAAAACAATTCCAGCTGGTCCCTGAGTTATTAGGCAATACAGGCAGAAGCCAGTGTATGTTAGAAGATGCTGTATTGTCCATTAGAAATCTTCTGCCTTTCCAAAACACTGCTACAAATGAAACTCTGCATTAGCATTCTTTGGTATTTTGGATGTATAGAATCAGCTGCTTTACACTCTAGATTTGTATTTCTGCAAATAATCCCATGAAGATATCTCCACACTGACATCTGGCTTCCTGCACTAGGAAGACAGAGGTCACAGGCCACCACTCAGTCACTCTCCATATGGCTATCCTTTTATGCATACATCTTAAAACACTCAAAGAGAGATAGGAATATTAAGAAAACCAGAAGTTTCGCTAGTCCAGCCTTTTATTAAGGGCTCCATATGTCTTATTTTCAGGTGGAGGAAACCATCAATTTTAAGTTCTATTGCAATAGCACTTTCTCCTCCAGCCTGTGAACTTGGTTCATGACTTCTTAACATTGCATCCATCTCTAGACAACTCTTCAGCACTGGGAGCCGACTGTGCTACCCTTTTGACCTACATTATTTGTACAAAAGGAAAACCTTACCTACAGAGAAGCAGAAGTAAATCAcagagttttggggttttttttaaattttaattaaaaatacattatttatatatttcgttttgtatttttggcttaaaatgtgtttctttgcCATCAATTCACATACAGTAAGTAGTAAACTCCATATACAGTGGCACAGTAAAAGACATTGTAAAATTTACCTTCTAGCTGTTTTTCTAGTAGTAGTTgctgttctctctcttttctccaaAACGCTTCCTGTTTTTGCCTTATTCTGTGTCGTAATTCCTCATCATCAGTATCAGATGATTCAGAGCCTCTGTCACTTCTCTCATCTTCACTGTCTCCTGATCCATAACCACCCAGTCCACCTGCGTGCATAAAGTCCAGTCTATCACGAGGAAAGATTAAGCTTTGTTCTTAATACTTCTGTGAGGCAAAGAGGAGAGTAACATTGCCCTTCCTTCACTTCCTCGTCTCTGAAGAAGTCACTTTATTCTGGTAAGTGCCAGTGTTGTTTGCCAGTGTGTTCAAGGCCCTCGTATCTGCATTGATGCTCACTGTCTGGTTCTACTCCTTCTGGAACAGCTTGTCTATTTTCAGCAAGCAACCACTGTGACCATGGTACTTTTTTCCCATTGTATGGAAAGGCAAAAGAGCTCCCTGTGGAGACTGTAACAGTGCCTGCCTCTGTATCAGCAACCGGACAGAAAATGCCTGGGATCTTTCCCAGAAGACACCCCTGAAATGACTTCAGCTGCCTCCGTAGTCCAAGGCTACAGAAATTCTGAATGCCTTATCAATTTTTCCATATGATTTAGAAAACACTGCACTTTGACAGGTATGGAGATGGAAGAGAAACAGACTTTCTTCTCCCCCAGAGATATTAGTAACTACTGGACTGAAAAGGATAAAGTCAATTTAAACATCTGACATGGATTTCTTTCAGTCTGAGGTCCTTAGGATCTTTACTGAGTTAGTTTTGAAACATGAATACTTGTGATGATAATATTCAATCTAATTCATCAATATTCCATGTAATGAACATATAACTGATCACTGACACTGCTGTAGTACATTTTAGATGATAAAAGTCATGTTGGGAGAAATCTCTTGCAGTTGTGTCTCAAGCTGGAATTTCAATCtctcttttctgtgttgtttctgGTAGTATATGATATGGGAGCCTTTGTGTTTATGTAGCTTTTCAAGAAAATAGTAATTGCAAAgattacaatatttttatttatagacTTTCACATTAGTCTTCTATCAACTTTCCCCTCTGGTTTGCTTGGatcaaaatagaagaaaagtATGAAATAGTATTCCTTTCTTTGAAGACTGCAGTGTGCTTCTGAAACTATCATACTTTGAAAAGTAAATTTATCTAAAATTTTTCCGGATTTTCAAAATTAGGGCAAGATTCTCATACACTAAATCACTGCCTAGTCCTTTACTCCAGCAACTATCCCACTATATATCAGTAGGATCACCTGTGGAACAAACAAAGGTGCTGATAATGATAAAGTTATCAGAAAGTGACCCATACTCCCAGGCAATTAAAATCTAGtttcaaaatgcaatttctaGAAATGCAAGGCAAAAGTGTAACTCCCCCTTTAAGCCCTCTCAAAAATAAGGAACATACTTACCGAGTCCAGTGAGGGAAGCCAGTGCACTGGACTGTGCCAGCTGTTTTGCAGGAGCTTTGTATCACATCAACAACAGGAACAACATGTTAACACAAATAGCCACGATTTCATAGTCATGAGTCTATGGTATTGTTAAATCTACTACTATTGCTGTTCTttggagggagagaagaaacattaaaaacGCATCATCCATTTAAAACCACTTCTAGATTTTTTGACCATGAAGATTTAGAATTTAACTGCAATCAacagtgaacagaaaaaaaccaaatagaTACTCATAAATCACTTTTCAAGTTACAGCATCTGCACATAATTTTCAACTTCAGTAGTTACATACTTAGATTAACTGTGTTATGTTAAAATAATCTGTTCTGTAAGTACAATACATGTTAATAGTGAAAGCAAATTAATTACTAACTGAGGACTCAAAGTTCATCTCTTTTCACTTCTGAACAGCTTTGAGATAAAGATGATAGTAGTAAGGAACAGCTACAACTCAAGAGCCATTAACACACAGGTACCGTTTTAACTGAAATGAattgtatgaaaaaaaatggaataactCAAGTAACTCACAATACACTGCACAGGACGACAGTACATGATTACTGGATTTGAACTCTACCAAGTTGGATGCATTATACTGGAATTGTTCTTGAGGGAGAACTATGGGGGTTAAATGTTCTAAAGACAtgcaaatacagaattttcgcagaagaaactaaaaaaaaaaaaaaaatcccccaaacccagcatACCTTTAGTTGCTTTACGGTGAACATCTTTGGCCACGTAATAGATTTCTTCATTTGTGACATCTAAGAGAATCTCTGTCAGCAGCATTTTTGTCAGCATCATCTGAAGAAAATTGCATATACAATTAAAGGCCAAAATACCTTGAATAAATGCTGCATTCAAATTATATCCATACAGCTTCACTTCTTTTGATGACTATGGAAGTGGTCTCctgcatattttatttaatgacCTCTTTCAAAAGACATAACTAGAAAACCAAAGATTGAAGCTGTTTAAATGTCACCTGATTCCACAACCTTAAAGTTTGTATTTTGACTGTGAATTGTATCTGCCTGTATTGTACACAGCTATCCAGGGCACTGATCCTAACGTCTAAGATGATATAACAAATGAGTATGTAAATCAGAAACGTACTTAGACTGATTCCAATTATTCTtccaaaaaataaagagcacATTTCTGACTGTAAAGATCAGAGGTTACTTATATAGCATTTTATTACTAcatattttctataaaaattgaaattatggTAGCTAGTTCTCCAAGCTGTTTATGTCTAGCCACATGCTCTACAAAAATACATTCATCAAACTTAGTAGAATTCAGGCTCTTAATTAACAAGGATTCGGTTGTACAATTTGCATGCAACTGTCATTTCAAAGTATGAAGGTTGTGCAGACACAGTGAAACTGCTGCTGATCTAGGATTTAAGTTTGTAGCACTTCCTTGCAAGAATACCTTTCTTGAATTCCCTTTCACAGGAACTGAGGTTGAAGCATAGATTTGAGATAGGTGCATTTAATCACtaaaagttttcagaaatttgGTAAGTGAAGCAAAACCATAGAATTAATAAAGATCAATGTGAAGATTACAGTCATTACATTCTTTCACTATTGTGCTAAATATGAGTTATATAACCGATATCCTTGTTTCCATGAGAAAGACTGCATGATGAAGAGACATGCAAATATAACCCAGCTTTAGTGTACAATGCATACTGTACCCCAATGACAGTATCAGGCATAGAAAAAGTGATTTACTTTGATATGCCTGAAAAATATGAGCaattaaacagaaatacttATTGAGAACACCAGTATTAATACCATTTGAtactccttttcttcttctgtcatTTCTGGTTCACTTTGCTCCTCttgaggagctggggatggacTCCTGCTGATTTTCCCAACACTTACAGcctctgtgttttcagcatCTTCATCTTCCTCATCACTGTCCTACAAGAACAGCATCATACATTTCAGGAAAAACTTAAATATCAAGCTCCTTAGTCTCTATTTGTAATAGTCAATTTCATTTACTTTGTactgaaatctgtatttcagttatcataaaaccatttattttctcccttcctaAAAAATATGCGGGTACCTCTACCCACACAAGCTAAGAAAATACTTAGTTGTCAGTTCCCTGCCAAACATGTACTTTGAACTACAAACAAGATAACTGTGGAAGTGAAGGCAATGCAAGGCTTCCTAAATTGGCTCAGTTTAGCAAATACAGGTATCTGaattttttcagctgctgattTAGAATTCTTTCAAAGGATCTGTATGTTccaaaaggaagggaaaaaaaaaaaggaaaaaaaaaagtccaattTCATCCTTGTTTCTTTGCTACTACAGGCCAAATTATATACTTCTACATCTTAGCCATTAAAAACTTCAAAACATCAAGTAATTAtcaacagagcagcagcttaACCTTACTTTAAGCAACAAAACCAATGAGGTAACCACAAACACAGTCTCTTCTTTAAAGAGACTAAAAAGGTGATCTTTCAGGAAATACAAACCTgagcaaaaaacaaacccttctACTTACAAATTTACTTTTCTGAGGTAACCGTGGACCATCCCCTTCTTCAGCATCCTCacttcccttcttctcttttttagaCATCTGTGAACGCTGCTGCTccattctctctttttccaattttttctgtttttctctttccatcttttccagGCCCTCACGAATCCAGGCAGGCAGAGTTCTACGCTTCACAGCATCTACATAAGCAAGGTTTACAGTTTTGCAAGATGAAAAAaccttccccccaaaaaaggaacaaaaaaaatcccccaaaacaaagaagcaaaccCCCCACCCCCATCAAAACAAGTCCCACATCTgattgtggggaaaaaaaacatttataatggctttttctttccctgctcttttaCTTTCTATTAAAAAGACAAAGGTCATCAAATTTTGCAATTCTTtataaaacacagcttttagATTTTTTCATTAAGGAGTGGTTAACATGTACCAATCTGTGGAGGCTCCTGCTTCACAGGCATCGCAATAGGTGAACGCTGTCGATCTCTGAATGAGGGTCTTTCCCTTCGATTTTGAGTAGgtgcaggaggtgctggaggacCTGGTGGCCCTGGTGGTCCTGGCTGCCAATAAGGTGGGTGAAAGCCACCTTGAGGTGGACCAAAAGCAGCCCCATGCTGAAAGAGTaatgcagtttatttttcttcacatggTAACACTAAATGCAGCATGTGAGCAAGTTGGTCTACAAAAATCCATGCAAGTAGGAATCCACGATTTCTATGCTATTGAAATCTCTCAATCTCTCTTACTGTGGTCCCCAAGAAACAagtttcctttaaatatttaatgactaAACTTAGATTTAAGCAGGTATACTTAACAAACCTGAAAGGGCTTCAACCAATCTCCTTTCATATTGTGCTAAATACTAAGCCCTATAATCACCATCTATCTCCATCAGTTCCGTGCCAGCTTAGCACCAGAGCATGCAGTTAAATCAAGAGTATACAAAATTAAGATTTAAAAGTCTACCTATGTTAGCAGTCTTTTAACTACAGCATGAGAACAAGAATTTAAAGTTCAGCCTTTTATTACATAAGAATTTTGCACTGTGCACTTTCTAGTAATCCTTCACAGATCTTATTAATATGGctgattaaaatattaaatacataaatatgaaattttaGTACAGATCCTGGGTTTTGGGCAAGCTGTATACAATCCAAATGTCGTAGGTCTTGAGGCATACATGcagagttttttgttttaatatttactgCCCAGAAAAGCCTAATGAAACAATTTAAGAAGAGAGTGTTTAGGAAAAACGGTATAGCATCAAATATTCTACTGAGTATTTAACTCGCTAGTGCTGAAGCACTCTCCATTACAATTTCAGGTTAAGCATCTCTTTCATTCACTGCAAAACAAGTTTTCTGTAGTATTTAGAGAAGCTAATTTTAAGAGTTTTTCCCATGacataaacaaagaaaattataattaaCTCATGTATTGGAAAATTAATGGTTGCCTATTTAACAATACTGCTGAACAAGAGAAttgtaacaggaaaaataaacgagaagattaaaaaaaaacccctttctgcCCATCTTCCCTTGTATCTGTTTATGAACAGGAGGTAGGTTTTTAAACAGCTAGTCTGTCATTTTTATCAGgagttttgaaagaaaaatattgaaaatagagggaagataaaaaaattatttgtgtttaaaGATCTGTGCAATGCACCCTGCTATTATTATAAAACCAGCTACATGTTTATTATGCTATACAACTTATATGccagaatgaagaaaaaagtggatatggattttatttttagaaataccATTGTTTATTCAAAGAATCACAGTAGATAGATATGGAAAAGATCAATGGATCATCCAGTCTATCTGTCTGCAAATACAGGACTGTTTCCTGTGGTACATTATCTAGCATATTTAAGCATATCTTtctgaactttattttttttccttctcctcttttttttttttttttttaaacacaaagctACATAATGTTAATTTATATACTGGAACACAGTGATTCATTTTAATACTGCAGACAACAGCCATTTCTCATTACtactggagaaaaataaaaccctttgGCCTCTGAACGTAACAGAGAACTCTAAAGTCTCTTCTGTAAAGTGTTTGGTAAAAATGTGTCTTAGCAGATAACAGATTCTGTAGATGTTTGTAGAACTGAAGAATGAAAGTCGCCGCTAGATGATATTAGAGGAACACATCCATGGAAGGGACTCTGCGCGTCTACAATATTAAAGCAACAAATATGTTTCACCTGATAGTCAAACTGGTTCACTGGCCCCATTGCAAAGTTATCGGGAGGTCCCCCAAAGTTGTGATTGTTCTGGTTAAATATATGCCTGTTGTCGGGAGTAAATTCCCCACTGTCCTGACTGTTGCTGTCTTCAGACGGAGGAACAATTTCCATTTGACCTGGGGTTGGAGTCATCCACTGCTGATCTGGAGGTGGGTGAGGGGGTTGGTGAGGCATTCCCCATTCTGTTTAGGATTTAGAATACAAGTCAATACCAAGTTAGTATAATTTGTATGAGTCATCAATCGCTCAGTGTTCTTGTATTTATCACAAGGTTCCTCAAAGCATCACGGATGATAAAGTAATGAAGAATCATCAATCTACAGACTCTATTATACTGTCTCAATAATTTCTTTAACTAAATGAAGGAAATACAAATGGCTATAGCTGAACTAAAACATGCAGTATGGGGACAGAACTGGACAGGCACAGACACCCTGTAAACTTGTTTTTATAAATTTCTAGTGATAGTGAGTTCACCACAGGACTTGTTTAAATTGtttaaactgttaaaaaaacTGCTCCTACTTCTCTACTTCAAATTTGAAAGCAAGGACTTGAAATACCTCTTATGAAGAGAAAATGGTTTTGCAAGCAAGCACAACCACTGAAACCTGTGCTCCAAAGTCCTGTGTCTTGATAATGGATGATTTCTTGGATTGTCCAATATCTAGCAGAGGTCCTAGAATAAGCTGTAGTCATAAGCCCTCAAACATACGTTACAATTGGCTAACAGAGTGAAAAGGGTCTAAGGAATGAATTAATAGCTCATGTGGCCATAATTTTTGAATGATTccttaaaaagacaaaatttatGTGCACTATACAGATACTT
The window above is part of the Corvus moneduloides isolate bCorMon1 chromosome 3, bCorMon1.pri, whole genome shotgun sequence genome. Proteins encoded here:
- the PNISR gene encoding arginine/serine-rich protein PNISR: MWDQGGQPWQQWPLNQQQWMQSFQHQQDPSQIDWAALAQAWIAQREASGQQNVVEQQGMMPNGQDISGIESGPNNHNNFQGDPNFNRMWQPEWGMPHQPPHPPPDQQWMTPTPGQMEIVPPSEDSNSQDSGEFTPDNRHIFNQNNHNFGGPPDNFAMGPVNQFDYQHGAAFGPPQGGFHPPYWQPGPPGPPGPPAPPAPTQNRRERPSFRDRQRSPIAMPVKQEPPQIDAVKRRTLPAWIREGLEKMEREKQKKLEKERMEQQRSQMSKKEKKGSEDAEEGDGPRLPQKSKFDSDEEDEDAENTEAVSVGKISRSPSPAPQEEQSEPEMTEEEKEYQMMMLTKMLLTEILLDVTNEEIYYVAKDVHRKATKAPAKQLAQSSALASLTGLGGLGGYGSGDSEDERSDRGSESSDTDDEELRHRIRQKQEAFWRKEREQQLLLEKQLEEEKLQNEKVSKEMNEFIIKEQNSNLASQEAKEIEADMVHEKKRSPNAIAPDTELKKEGKERTGRSGSRSSSSGSSSSNSRSSSSSSTVSSSSYSTSSGSSRSSSRSSSPKRKKRHSRSRTPSHKVRRSRSRSYSHRNRRERSRSREKIRERRRSSRNHSAERGERRRNRSPSRERSWDRRRSGSRSRDRRANRASRSRSRDRRKAEDQRRSPTGNRHKHKSEGKDHERKKEQGGGVDKDKKKNRERERDQEKRKDKPKKEEKESKAGNHDDSRLKRKRDSERTFSRSDSICVKIIRQDSRQESKKITTKDSKKRSGSESSARSSSESPGSSKEKKAKKSKHIRSCSMEKSQRSGKKASRKHKSKSRSRSTTPLRRKR